The Candidatus Binatus sp. genome has a window encoding:
- a CDS encoding class I SAM-dependent methyltransferase: MANSVQRAFDLAAEDYDRTRRRLVPGFDDFYRAAIDLIRFPHDSRLKVLDLGAGTGLLAAFIAYSFPQARITMVDISSEMLERARARFELGGERFRFEVSDYGVDPIQEKYDAVVSALSIHHLSDEQKRLLFSRIHGALNDGGVFVNAEQFRGATPERHRFHHERWITRVRELGMDDRDLAAALDRMKFDRAATLEDQLKWLREAGFRDIDCAYKNLIFAVYCGIK; the protein is encoded by the coding sequence ATGGCGAATTCAGTACAGCGCGCGTTCGATCTTGCGGCGGAGGACTACGACCGCACGCGGCGCCGGCTGGTGCCGGGATTCGACGACTTCTATCGCGCGGCGATCGATTTGATTCGGTTTCCGCACGATAGTCGGCTCAAGGTTCTCGATCTCGGCGCCGGCACGGGCTTGCTGGCGGCGTTCATCGCGTACAGTTTTCCGCAGGCGCGAATCACGATGGTGGACATCTCGAGCGAGATGCTCGAGCGGGCGCGTGCGCGCTTCGAATTGGGCGGCGAGCGCTTCCGCTTCGAGGTTTCCGACTACGGCGTTGACCCGATCCAGGAAAAATACGACGCCGTGGTTTCGGCGCTGTCGATTCATCACCTGAGCGACGAGCAAAAGCGCTTATTGTTCAGTCGAATCCACGGCGCACTCAACGACGGCGGTGTATTCGTCAACGCCGAGCAGTTTCGCGGCGCGACCCCGGAGCGGCACCGGTTTCATCACGAGCGATGGATCACGCGGGTGCGCGAATTGGGGATGGACGATCGCGACCTGGCGGCGGCGCTGGACCGAATGAAGTTCGATCGCGCGGCGACGCTCGAGGATCAGCTCAAATGGCTGCGCGAGGCGGGGTTCCGCGATATCGATTGCGCGTACAAGAATCTGATCTTCGCCGTTTACTGCGGCATCAAGTAG